From Pseudomonadota bacterium:
GCGTCTCTGCCCCTGCGCCACCACCCGCGCCATCGCGGCCTATGCCGCGTATCTCTCAGAAGACTACGGGCGCGCCGTCACCCTTCTGATGGCGTGCATCGCAGAGGAGCCGGACAACCTCGACACCTGGCTCGATCTGGCGTTCGCGTTGAACCACGCGGCAGACCCGCTCGGACGCCACATCCTGTTCAACCACGCCGCGTACATCCAACGCTACCCCGAGGGCGGGGAAGGGCCGTGCAGCCTGTCGCGCCTGCGCGCGCTGCGCGCGGCCATCGAGGCGGGCGCGGACGATTACGCGCAGACGTGGTCGCGTGGTCTCGACGGCGTCGAGGTTCGCCGCTGAGCCCAAATCAGCTGCCGCAGGGGCCGTTCGGATCTCCGCAGCGGCCGCAGCCTGCTCCGCCCCCGCCCATGTCGAACGACGGGGTGCTGCCGCCGGAGACCGAAGAGAACACCGAGAACAGCTTTCTCAGCTTCGTGCTGCTGCACGACGGGCAGTCTACCGTGGCCTCTGTGTTGAAGACCAGCTTCTCGAACTTGTGGCTGCAGCCTTCGCAGACGTATTCATAGACGGGCATGTCGAATCTCCTTCTCCTTGACCGGGCGAGGGCCTACGCTTCGTCGCCGAAGACGGCGCCGTGCCACCCCTTCACCGCGTCGCCTCCGAGCTCGGCCATCACGTGCTTCACCCGGGTGTACTCCTCGAACGCGTACATCGACATGTCCTTGCCGAAGCCGCTCTGCTTGAAACCGCCGTGCGGCATCTCCGATGCGATGGGGAGATGGTCATTGATCCACACAGTGCCGAAGTCGAGACGTCGAGAGACGTTGAACGCCTTGAAGACGTCGCGGGTCCAGACGCTGCTCGCGAGACCGAACTCGACGTCGTTGGCCTTGCTCACGGC
This genomic window contains:
- a CDS encoding zinc ribbon domain-containing protein, whose amino-acid sequence is MPVYEYVCEGCSHKFEKLVFNTEATVDCPSCSSTKLRKLFSVFSSVSGGSTPSFDMGGGGAGCGRCGDPNGPCGS